The following DNA comes from Corynebacterium atrinae.
CGGCTTCTTGAGGGAGATGTCATCCAGATGGCCACCGGTGAGGGCAAGACCTTGGTCGGAGCGATGGCGGCGACCGGGTTCGGCCTCATGGGCAAGCGCGTCCACCTCATAACCATTAATGATTATCTCGCTGACCGTGACGCGGAATGGATGCGGCCGCTGGTGTCCTTCTTTGGCCTGTCGGTAGGCGCCATCACGGAAAAGCTTGGTCCGCAGGAGCGGCGTGAGGCATATGGCTGTGATGTCGTTTACGGTCCGGTCAATGAAATCGGTTTCGATGTCCTGCGTGATCAGCAGGTCACCCGCCGCAGTGATGCGGTGCAGGCCCCGTCCGATGTTGCTCTGGTCGACGAGGCGGATTCGGTGCTGGTGGATGAGGCGCTCGTTCCGCTCGTTCTTGCCGGGAGCCAACCGGGGGTGGAAACCACCGGAAAGATAACCGAGGTCGTGCGCACGCTGCGGGAGAACGAACACTATTCCATCGACGATGATCGCCGCAACGTCTTCCTCACCGATGCCGGCGCCACTCGCGTCGAGCAGGCGTTGGGTATTACGACGCTCTACGACGACGAACACATTGGTACCACCCTCGTCCGCGTCAACCTCGCGTTGCACGCGAAGGCTCTGCTTATCCGCGACATTCACTATCTAGTTGATGAGGGCAAGGTCGCGCTAATCGACGCCTCCCGGGGCCGCGTCGCCGATCTCCAGCGGTGGCCCGACGGGCTGCAGGCAGCCGTCGAGGCGAAGGAGGGGTTGGACGTGAGCGAGGGAGGGCGGATCCTCGACACGATTACTCTTCAAGCCCTCATGCGCCGCTACCCGATGGTGTGCGGGATGACGGGCACCGCCGTCGAAGCAACGGATCAGCTGCGGCAGTTCTATGGCCTACATGTTTCGGAGATTGAGAGAAACAAGGCGCTCCAGCGTTTTGATGAGGCCGATCGGATCTATGCCACTGCTGCTGAAAAGAACCGGGCGATCGTGGAGGAGATCTCCGCGCTGCATGCCGTGGGCCAGCCCGTGCTAGTGGGCACCCATGATGTCGCCGAGTCGGAGGCCCTAGCGGCGGCGTTGGCGGAGCGGGGAGTCGAGGTCAACGTCCTCAATGCCAAAAACGATGCCGAAGAGGCCCGGATCGTTGCGGAAGCTGGCGACCTCGGGCGGGTGACGGTGTCGACGCAGATGGCGGGGCGCGGAACCGACATCCGCCTTGGCGGGGCGGATGAGCGGGACCACGACGCCGTCGCCAAGCTGGGTGGACTAGCTGTCATCGGTACCTCTCGCCATCGCACTGTGCGCTTGGATAACCAGTTGCGCGGCCGGGCAGGGCGACAGGGCGATCCGGGGCTCTCGCTGTTCTTCGTTTCTTTAGAGGACGACGTCGTGGTGTCTGGTGGCTCCGGGGAATCCGTCACCGCCCAGCCTGATGCGCTCGGCCGGATCACTTCCAACAAGATCGCCAATTTTGTGGCGCATTGCCAGCGCGTGACTGAAGGCCAATTGTTGGAAATCCATGCCCAGACGTGGAAGTACAACCAGCTACTGGCCGATCAGCGTGACATCTTCGATGAGCGCCGCGCCCGACTGTTGGATACGCCCCTGGCATGGGAGGAGCTATCTGGGCACGCGCCGGAGAAGGCACTCGGCCTCGCAGACCTGGACGTGAGCGTGCGTGAGCAGGCTGCCCGCGACATCATGCTCTTCCACCTGGACAATGAATGGGCCGAACACCTCGCCGTCATGGATGACGTGCGAGAGTCGATCCACCTGAGGGCCATTGCGCGCGAGACTCCGATTGATGAATACCACCGCATTGCCGTGCGAGAATTCAAAGGCGTGGCGCAGCGGGCGGTGGACAAATCCGTCGAGACGTTCCGTACTGTGCTTATCGACGCCGCCGGGGCACATCTCGGCGACAACGGCCTCGCTCGGCCGTCCGCCACGTGGACCTACATGGTTTCCGACAACCCGCTCGCAGGATCGGGCAATTCGGTTGTGTCCGGTATCGGCAATCTTTTCCGCTGATCAGCGTGGGTGAATGGGTGACTTGGCCGTCCCCGTGCCCGCCTCGGCGGGCGACAACGGCTATGATTGCAAACAGTCACAGTTCCGACAATCGGAGGTTTTGAAATGAGTGAGAACACCGGTACTCCTGAAGCGCAGGTCGAGACCACATCGGTCTTCCGGGCTGATTTGCTGAAGGAAATGGAGTCCGGCGCCGCTCCGGCCACCTCTGGGGCGGATAATCTGCCTGCTGGTGCGGGCCTTCTCGTCGTTAAACGTGGACCCAACGCGGGTGCGCGCTTTTTGCTTGATCAGCCGATTACCACGGCTGGGCGCCACCCGGAGTCTGACATCTTCCTCGATGATGTCACCGTTTCCCGCCGCCACGCGGAGTTCCGCACCAATGAGGGTGAGTTCGAGGTATTCGATGTGGGATCCCTCAACGGCACGTATGTTAACCGTGAGCCCCGTAATTCCCAGGTGTTGACCACGGGCGATGAGGTGCAAATCGGTAAGTTCCGTCTCGTTTTCGTCGCCGGCCCCAAGGCCGACTAGAGGGAAATTAGTCCGAGACAGTGAGTGCAGTTCGAAAGTCGACGGCAGTCCGCGCGGCATCGGGCGACAACGCTGCCAGGACCTCAGCCCGGACGTTGTCCATCGGCAAGGTTTTGGAGTTGTTGCGCTCCGAGTTCCCCGATGTGGCTGTCTCCAAGATTCGCTTCCTCGAGGCCGAGGGGCTGATTACGCCGCAGCGCACGGCGTCAGGGTACCGTCGTTTCACCAACGATGATGTCCAGCGGTTGCGCTACATTTTGGTGACCCAGCGGGACAATTACCTGCCGCTGAAGGTTATCCGTGAGCAGCTGGAAGCGATGGATTCCGGGGCTGTTGCCGCGATTCTTACCACGGGTGCCTCACCCGAGGACTTTCGCAAACCAGCTGCCTCCCGGCTCACAGACGCCGACCTGGCCAGCCAGGCGGGCGTGGAAATGCAGCTGGTCCTTGAGCTGCTAGAGATTGGGTTGATCAAGCCGGATGGCGCGGGCTACTTCTCTGTTGATGACATCAAGATCGTTTCAGCGGCCGAGGCGCTCAAGGGCTTTGGTTTTGATGCCCGGCATTTGAAGTCCATGCGCAACACCGCGCGCCGTCAGGCTGACCTCATTGGACAAGTTATTTCGCCGGTGGCGAAGTCGAAGGGATCTACCGCGCGCCAGCGGGCGGAGGATATGGGTCAGCAGATGACGGCCCTGGCTGTGTCTTTGCACAGCTCATTGGTCAAAAGCGCCCTCCGCGACGTGCTGGAATCATGACGCTGATTCCCGTCGAGTACCACGGTGTGCACAGCACCGGCCCAGAACACTTCAGTTGCGTTCTGCTGCGATGGGCCGAGCACAACCGTATCCTTCCCATCTGGATGTCGCCCTTGTCGGCGGCTGAGTTGGAAGCCCGGGATGAGGGCTTTGTGCCACGTCGCCCGGGTACCCCAGATCTCATGGCGGAAATGTCGACTCGTCTGACCAGTGGAGTCACGGCTGTCAACATTATTAGCCATTTCGAGGGCGTGTTCATTGCCTCGGTGGTGTTCAACGATGGCGAAGAGATCGATGCCCGACCCTCTGATGCCATTAAGTTGGCGCGGGCGTTGGAGCTCGATATTCAGGTGGAAGAAGATGTGCTCACCCAAGCGTCCTTTTTCGTCTCAGATGATGCGTTGGAGGAGTACTTCGGGCTGCGTCTGAGTCCTGCCGCGGGGTCATCAGTGGAGGATGACCTGTCGGCCTCGGGTGATGCCCAGGCGGATGCCGATTTCGAAGAAATGATGCGTTCGCTGGGCATGGATGAGAATGATTTCCTGGAGCCGGGTGGCGATGGTGCCGACGGGGCAGATGACACGGATGTGACTAAAGGTGACAACGGGTAGAATGAAGTCTAATCTTCAACTTGAGGGTTAGAGTTGCGGCGTGTTGCCAAGTTGTGCCTTGACGTTGCTCTACTCTTGGCTTTAAATGACGCATAAGGCGTTTTTCCAAACACCATTGGAGTAATTACGTGAGCACCCACGATCATTCGGACACCACCCAGGCCCCCGTCCAAGAATCCCTCTTCGACCTCGGCCCCGGGGAAGAGGTTGGCTACCGTGTCCCCATCGCTTGCCAAGTCGCTGGCATCACCTACCGCCAGCTCGACTACTGGGCCCGGACCAAGCTCGTTGTTCCCTCGATTCGTGGCGCCCGCGGCTCCGGCTCGCAGCGTCTCTATTCCTTCCGCGACATCCTCGTGCTGAAGATCGTCAAGCGCCTGCTGGACACCGGCATCTCGCTGCAGAACATCCGCCTCGCCGTGGAAAAGCTGCGTGACCGCGGTGCCAACGATATCGCCGAGATCACCCTCGTCTCTGACGGCACCACGGTCTACGAATGCCGTTCCGCCGATGAGGTCATCGACTTGCTGGGAGGCGGCCAGGGTGTCTTTGGTATCGCAGTCCCCGGCATCATGAAGGAACTCACCGGCACCATCGCCTCCTTCCCCTCGGAGCGCGTCGATGAAGAGTCCGGAGCCGAAGTCATCGGCATGGACGAGCTGGCCGCGCGCCGTACCCGCAAGACCTCCTAAGCTGTCACGCTAGAACAGAAAAAGCCGCTTCCCCATTCACTCTCGCTCCGCTCACGGGCGGGAGGGTTGCAGGGAAGCGGCTTTACGCTTGCCGGACCAGCTAGAGGCCGACTGCCTTCCGGATGGAGCTATCAAGCTGATCCGGCGAAGTGACCGTGGTGGTGGAGGTAGCCACACCAGTGACGGCCTGGTCGGCCTCGCCCGAACCGAGTTGGATGACATCCACTAGGACGTCCGCGCCTGCTACGGCACCGTAGAAGGCCTGAGTGAACGAAGCATCATCCATATCCTGATCGGTACCAGTGGTGACCAAGAGAATGCGGGTGGTCTTGCCGGCAGTGCGGGCGTGGTCCGCAGCGGCCCCGGCAGCAGCGACGAGCGCGGAGCGAGTCTGGGGAACCCCGCCGTAGCCGAAGCGCACGAGGGCATTCGCACCGGGTTCACCGCTGTCGGTGAAATTGACGTTGGCGCGCCAGCCCTTGGTCACCCCGGGGTTGAGCGGGGAAGAGTAGTTCCATACGCTGACCTGCTGCCCGTCGCTCCCCAAGTCGAGGGCGGTGGAGGACAAAGCCGCGGCAGTTTCTCCGAAGAAGGTAGCACCCGCGGCGGAGGAGGTATCGAGGAGGATGAGGGTGTCCGTGGGGGTCGAGGCGAGGGAAGTGGATGCGCCGTTGGAGCTCGGCGGGGTGTCCGTGCCGATGACCGCCCACGCAGCGGAACGATCGGGGAGATCGGAAGGCACTTCGGACTCGATGGAGCTGAAGTCGGCGAAGTGGGCGGCGGCGCGCGTCTGCTCCTCGGTGACCGACCCGGAGGGGTTGAGGACGTGGGCGATCTGGATGACCTCGGCGCCGTTAATGTCGACGGTGGAACCGATACTGCGATCCACCTCGTCGTTGGCGCCCACGGCGATGACTCCGGTGGCGTCGGTAATCGTGGCGTTGCGATCCCGCTCAATGAACTGCGGCGCGAGATCCTTGTCCAGAGCAGTCGCGACGGCGACTGCCGCGTCGGGGTCGGTGGCAACAGGGTAGGTGATGGAGGCTGGGTCAACGTTGCTCAGGTCGCCGCCGTCTGCGTTCCACAACTGAGAGGCCTCAATGGACACGGGGGTCGTGAGCGAAACAGTGCGGCTGCCCAAGGCTTGCACGGTACGGGGAGAGTCCGGAGCCAGATAGAGGGCGGCGGAGTCAACAGAATCTACCAGTTGGGCCTTGACACAGAAGTCGCGGACCACGGGGTTTGACTCGTTGTAAGCGTTCACCAACTCTTCGGCCTCCGGGCCCGCCGATGCGATGGGCAAGATGAGATCGCCGTCGATGCAGTCGCCAGAGGCGGCTACCTTCTCTACCTCATTGTTGTTGCGGGCGATAAACCACGTCACCAAAGAGATGACCAGGATGAGCGCCACAATGGCCGCCGCAATGAGCCCGCCGGAAAGGCGGTTGTTTGGTTGTCCATTGGAATGACGGCCCATGGATGTCTATCCTCACCTGAGACGAAAGGTATTTAAGTTCTCAGTGTATCGACTTCCGCAGCATCGATGATTGCGACAAGCCGGTCACGCAGGGGTTTTCCCCGCTCTGCCAGACCCCGTTGTCGGGCCACGTATTCGGCCTTTCCCTCCGGAGTTTCAATCGCTACCACTCCGAACCCATAGTCGCGGCAATCGTAGGGGGAGGCTTCCATGTCGAGAATGCGGGCGTCGACGGCTAGTTCAAAGGCCTCGAGCAAAACCTCGCCAGGGACAAGCGGGCCCAATTTAGATGCCCATTTGAACACATCCATCGTCGCATGCACGCAGCCAGCCTGGTCGAACTCGGGCTGATCCGCACGCTCCAACACCGCAATATTGAGCGATCGGGCAGGTGGGGTGAAGAATCGGAACGCATCAAAGTGCGTACACCGTATTTGGTGCTTTTCGACGACCGCGTCGCTTCCCGCTGCGCCCAGGCGCAGCGGAAGATCGTGGCGAGGGGCATCGCTGCGATAGACCATGGCCCATTCGTGGAGGCCAAAGCAGTCGAAGTGTGTCGGGTTGAGGTTTGTTCGCCGGAGGAGGTCGCGAATATATAGATAAGCGCCGCCGCGGCGGCGCCACAGGGCGGTGACGTCGACGGCGGTGGCCGGCGGGGCGTCGATAAGCAGGTAGTCCCGCATATCGATGTGCCCTTCCAGAGCGAGCCCGTGGCCGGGGTGCCAGCGGCGCAGATGCGCCGGACGGACCGGATAATACTCAAATAGGAAGTCAAATACCGGGTGCTTGACGTTGCGGCGTCGACGCTCCAGATGATCGCGAGTCAACGCCTCCGCGCGGGTGATGTGTGCTTCTTGCCGGGCGTGCCACGTGGCGGTATCAAGAATCCTCATGGGTCCAGTCGTTGACGGTGCCGACGTATTCTTCGATGAGGTCTTCCAAGGTGATGACTCCGATGAGCTCGCCACGCTCGCGGACCTGCGCCATGTGGGCGGAGCCGCGGTGGAGCTTGCGCAGAGCCTCATCCATGAGCCCCGAGCTGTCGACGATGGTGAGAGGCCGGATCTGCGAGCGGGGAATGACCTCGTCTTCCTGCGCGGATGCGAGACGATCGAGGACATCCTTGACGTGAATGTAACCAAGGAACGACCCGTCCTGGCCCGTCACCGGGAAGCGGGAGAACCCGGTCTCCACCACCGCGAGTTCCAGTTGCTTCAGGGTCGGACCCCGGCGCCCAAAGTCGAGGGTGCGGACATTATCCAGGGGAATCATGACTTCCTTGAGGCTGCGCTTTTCTGACCTTAGCGCCTTTGACAGCCGGAGGGTTTCCTCGGCGTCGAGCAGGCCTTCGGCGCGGGACTCCTTGATCATGAACGCGAGTTGGGCCTCATCGACCGTGGAATCCAGTTCGTCCTTTTGCTCGATGCCAAAGGCGCGGAGGGTGATCCGCGCGATCCAGTTCATGAACTCGATGAGCGGGCGAGTCAGGCGCACCCACCAAATCATGGCGGGCGCCAACCACATGGCGAGGGTCTCCGGGCCGGCAATGGCGATGTTCTTGGGCACCATCTCGCCAAAGAGAATATGGAGGAACGTGATAATGCCGAGAGCAATGACGAAAGAAATTGGGTGGAGGAGATTCTCCGGCATGCCGAGGGCAAGGAAAGGTTCCTCAATGAAATGCGCGACAGCCGGCTCAGCTACCTTGCCCAAGATCAGCGAACAGATCGTGATGCCGAATTGGGCGCCCGCCAACATGATGGACAAGTGCTCGGTGGCGTACAGCACCTTGCGCGCGGCGGGGCGACCCTGGGCAATGAGTGATTCGATGCGGTCACGCCGCGAGGAAATCAAGGCGAATTCGGCGGCCACGAAAAAGGCGTTGGCGGACAAAAGCCCGACGATGAGGAGGATGGTGGTGAAGATGCTCATGCGTGGAACTCCTTGGCTTCCTCATCGGTCACTGGGGTGATAATGACTTTGTCTACCCGGCGGTCCTCCATGACCGTAACGCGGGCAATCCATCGGCCGTCGTAGCCCGTCTCAAACTCAGCGCGAGCGGGATTATCGGCCTCCGGGAGGAGGACCAGGTCGCCCACCCGAGGAATCCGCCCCAGCGTGGTCATGAACAAGCCACCAAGGGTTTCATAGGGCCCATCCGGGGCGGTGTAGCCGACGCGCTGGGTCAGCTCGTCAATGCGAACCAGGCCCGAGACCTCCCAGGAGGAGCCGAAGGCCTGGAAGTCACGTTCGGCCTCCGCGTCGTCGTGTTCGTCGTAGACCTCTCCGAGGATTTCCTCGACAACGTCTTCGATGGTGACCAACCCGGCGGTGCCCCCGTATTCATCGGCGACGAGGACGACCTGGGAGCCCGCGGAACGCACGGCGTTGAGGACAGCGTCGCCATCAAGCGTGTCGGGGACAATAGGCACCGCACGGCACAGCGAGCCGACCGTCGTGGTTGAACGCAACTCCCGGGGGACGGAAAAGGCATCCTTGACGTGGACCACACCAGCCGTGTCGTCGAGATCGCCGCGGACCACCGGGAAGCGGGAGTGCCCAGACTCCAGGGCCAAGGCGATGAGGTCGTCGACAGTATCGTCCACCCCCAGGGAATCGATAGTGGAGCGGGGGGTCATGAACTCGGTGGCAATGGCATCACCAAACTGCAAGGACCGATCAATGACCTCCGCCGTGTCAATGTCGAGGCCCCCGTGCTCGGCGGAGTTGCGTACCAACGTACCGAGCTCTTGGGAGGAACGAGCGGAGGCCAGTTCGTCCGCGGGCTCGAAACCGAGCTTGCGGACGATGAAATTAGCCGAGCGATTCATGGCCACGATAAACCATTTAAACACCACGTTAAAGGCATTAACCGGGTGGACAACGACGCGCGCGGTATGCAGCGGCTGGGTGATCGCGATGTTCTTAGGCACCAACTCACCGAAGACCATGGACAAGAACGTGGCGACGATAAGCGC
Coding sequences within:
- the secA2 gene encoding accessory Sec system translocase SecA2, whose product is MGAQQSRNQKRSLAIVEDSAARAAELSHLDDSALAQRAHDLTAGGTLTDPAEFLAVLGVASERTLGLRPFPVQSQAVLRLLEGDVIQMATGEGKTLVGAMAATGFGLMGKRVHLITINDYLADRDAEWMRPLVSFFGLSVGAITEKLGPQERREAYGCDVVYGPVNEIGFDVLRDQQVTRRSDAVQAPSDVALVDEADSVLVDEALVPLVLAGSQPGVETTGKITEVVRTLRENEHYSIDDDRRNVFLTDAGATRVEQALGITTLYDDEHIGTTLVRVNLALHAKALLIRDIHYLVDEGKVALIDASRGRVADLQRWPDGLQAAVEAKEGLDVSEGGRILDTITLQALMRRYPMVCGMTGTAVEATDQLRQFYGLHVSEIERNKALQRFDEADRIYATAAEKNRAIVEEISALHAVGQPVLVGTHDVAESEALAAALAERGVEVNVLNAKNDAEEARIVAEAGDLGRVTVSTQMAGRGTDIRLGGADERDHDAVAKLGGLAVIGTSRHRTVRLDNQLRGRAGRQGDPGLSLFFVSLEDDVVVSGGSGESVTAQPDALGRITSNKIANFVAHCQRVTEGQLLEIHAQTWKYNQLLADQRDIFDERRARLLDTPLAWEELSGHAPEKALGLADLDVSVREQAARDIMLFHLDNEWAEHLAVMDDVRESIHLRAIARETPIDEYHRIAVREFKGVAQRAVDKSVETFRTVLIDAAGAHLGDNGLARPSATWTYMVSDNPLAGSGNSVVSGIGNLFR
- the odhI gene encoding oxoglutarate dehydrogenase inhibitor Odhl — encoded protein: MSENTGTPEAQVETTSVFRADLLKEMESGAAPATSGADNLPAGAGLLVVKRGPNAGARFLLDQPITTAGRHPESDIFLDDVTVSRRHAEFRTNEGEFEVFDVGSLNGTYVNREPRNSQVLTTGDEVQIGKFRLVFVAGPKAD
- the ftsR gene encoding transcriptional regulator FtsR, with product MSAVRKSTAVRAASGDNAARTSARTLSIGKVLELLRSEFPDVAVSKIRFLEAEGLITPQRTASGYRRFTNDDVQRLRYILVTQRDNYLPLKVIREQLEAMDSGAVAAILTTGASPEDFRKPAASRLTDADLASQAGVEMQLVLELLEIGLIKPDGAGYFSVDDIKIVSAAEALKGFGFDARHLKSMRNTARRQADLIGQVISPVAKSKGSTARQRAEDMGQQMTALAVSLHSSLVKSALRDVLES
- a CDS encoding bifunctional nuclease family protein, with amino-acid sequence MTLIPVEYHGVHSTGPEHFSCVLLRWAEHNRILPIWMSPLSAAELEARDEGFVPRRPGTPDLMAEMSTRLTSGVTAVNIISHFEGVFIASVVFNDGEEIDARPSDAIKLARALELDIQVEEDVLTQASFFVSDDALEEYFGLRLSPAAGSSVEDDLSASGDAQADADFEEMMRSLGMDENDFLEPGGDGADGADDTDVTKGDNG
- a CDS encoding MerR family transcriptional regulator, with the translated sequence MSTHDHSDTTQAPVQESLFDLGPGEEVGYRVPIACQVAGITYRQLDYWARTKLVVPSIRGARGSGSQRLYSFRDILVLKIVKRLLDTGISLQNIRLAVEKLRDRGANDIAEITLVSDGTTVYECRSADEVIDLLGGGQGVFGIAVPGIMKELTGTIASFPSERVDEESGAEVIGMDELAARRTRKTS
- a CDS encoding 3-methyladenine DNA glycosylase, which produces MRILDTATWHARQEAHITRAEALTRDHLERRRRNVKHPVFDFLFEYYPVRPAHLRRWHPGHGLALEGHIDMRDYLLIDAPPATAVDVTALWRRRGGAYLYIRDLLRRTNLNPTHFDCFGLHEWAMVYRSDAPRHDLPLRLGAAGSDAVVEKHQIRCTHFDAFRFFTPPARSLNIAVLERADQPEFDQAGCVHATMDVFKWASKLGPLVPGEVLLEAFELAVDARILDMEASPYDCRDYGFGVVAIETPEGKAEYVARQRGLAERGKPLRDRLVAIIDAAEVDTLRT
- a CDS encoding hemolysin family protein, whose product is MSIFTTILLIVGLLSANAFFVAAEFALISSRRDRIESLIAQGRPAARKVLYATEHLSIMLAGAQFGITICSLILGKVAEPAVAHFIEEPFLALGMPENLLHPISFVIALGIITFLHILFGEMVPKNIAIAGPETLAMWLAPAMIWWVRLTRPLIEFMNWIARITLRAFGIEQKDELDSTVDEAQLAFMIKESRAEGLLDAEETLRLSKALRSEKRSLKEVMIPLDNVRTLDFGRRGPTLKQLELAVVETGFSRFPVTGQDGSFLGYIHVKDVLDRLASAQEDEVIPRSQIRPLTIVDSSGLMDEALRKLHRGSAHMAQVRERGELIGVITLEDLIEEYVGTVNDWTHEDS
- a CDS encoding hemolysin family protein, with product MDIFLSILSLLGFVALTASTGLFVAIEFALTGMERSTVDNHARDKGDRSALAVQRDYGNLSFVLSGAQLGITVTTLATGFLAEPILARYFTPLLELVGLTEASSSAVALVLALIVATFLSMVFGELVPKNIAITQPLHTARVVVHPVNAFNVVFKWFIVAMNRSANFIVRKLGFEPADELASARSSQELGTLVRNSAEHGGLDIDTAEVIDRSLQFGDAIATEFMTPRSTIDSLGVDDTVDDLIALALESGHSRFPVVRGDLDDTAGVVHVKDAFSVPRELRSTTTVGSLCRAVPIVPDTLDGDAVLNAVRSAGSQVVLVADEYGGTAGLVTIEDVVEEILGEVYDEHDDAEAERDFQAFGSSWEVSGLVRIDELTQRVGYTAPDGPYETLGGLFMTTLGRIPRVGDLVLLPEADNPARAEFETGYDGRWIARVTVMEDRRVDKVIITPVTDEEAKEFHA